In a single window of the Streptomyces sp. NBC_00094 genome:
- a CDS encoding SsgA family sporulation/cell division regulator: MQNTDNTTVERELELKLVLSPERAVPVPARLAYRTDDPYAVHITFHVGTDHPVNWTFARELLVEGVFRACGHGDVRIWPTKVEGRSVVLMALSSPDGDALLEAPSAQVSAWLERTLRAVPPGTESERLGMDEGLAEILATTVITDELWLRDPWPSDESQDGEL, encoded by the coding sequence ATGCAGAACACCGACAACACCACCGTCGAGCGCGAGCTGGAGCTGAAGCTGGTGCTCTCGCCCGAGCGCGCCGTTCCCGTCCCCGCCCGGCTCGCCTACCGCACCGACGACCCGTACGCCGTCCACATCACCTTCCACGTCGGCACGGACCACCCGGTCAACTGGACGTTCGCGCGCGAACTGCTCGTCGAGGGCGTCTTCCGGGCGTGCGGCCACGGCGACGTCCGCATCTGGCCCACGAAGGTCGAGGGCCGCAGCGTGGTCCTGATGGCGCTCTCCTCCCCCGACGGCGACGCCCTGCTCGAAGCCCCCTCCGCGCAGGTCTCCGCGTGGCTGGAGCGGACCCTGCGCGCGGTGCCGCCGGGCACCGAGTCCGAGCGGCTCGGCATGGACGAGGGGCTCGCCGAGATCCTGGCGACCACGGTGATCACCGACGAGCTGTGGCTGCGCGACCCGTGGCCGTCGGACGAGTCGCAGGACGGCGAACTGTGA
- a CDS encoding FAD-binding oxidoreductase, translating into MDDLLTRLRAGLPAEALLTDPDVTASYSRDMASFCTAGTPAVVVLPRTVEQVQHVMRTATELRVPVVPQGARTGLSGGANASEGCIVLSLVKMDRILEIDPVDRIAVVEPGVVNAVLSRAVAEHGLYYPPDPSSWETCTIGGNIGTASGGLCCVKYGVTAEYVLGLDIVLADGRLLTTGRRTAKGVAGYDLTRLFVGSEGSLGIVVGAVLALRPQPPAQLALAAEFPSAAAACEAVCTIMERGHTPSLLELMDRTTVQAVNRLARMGLPDTTEALLLCAFDTRDAVADLAAVGELCTAAGATEVVPAADTAESELLLQARRLSLTALETIKPATMIDDVCVPRTKLAAMLDGTSAIAEKYDLTIGVCAHAGDGNTHPVVCFDHADEDESRRARESFDEIMALGLALGGTITGEHGVGVLKKEWLARELGPVGLELQRGIKHTFDPLGLLNPGKLF; encoded by the coding sequence ATGGACGATCTTCTGACGCGGCTGCGCGCCGGGCTCCCCGCCGAGGCGCTCCTCACCGACCCGGACGTGACGGCCTCCTACTCCCGCGACATGGCGAGCTTCTGCACGGCCGGCACCCCCGCGGTCGTCGTGCTCCCTCGTACCGTCGAACAGGTGCAGCACGTCATGCGCACCGCGACCGAACTCCGCGTCCCCGTCGTCCCCCAGGGAGCCCGCACGGGCCTGTCCGGCGGCGCCAACGCCTCCGAGGGCTGCATCGTGCTCTCCCTGGTCAAGATGGACCGCATCCTGGAGATCGACCCGGTCGACCGGATCGCCGTCGTCGAACCGGGCGTCGTCAACGCCGTGCTGTCACGCGCCGTCGCCGAACACGGCCTGTACTACCCGCCGGACCCCTCCAGCTGGGAGACGTGCACCATCGGCGGGAACATCGGCACGGCCTCCGGCGGCCTGTGCTGCGTGAAGTACGGGGTGACAGCCGAGTACGTCCTCGGCCTCGACATCGTCCTCGCCGACGGCCGGCTCCTGACCACCGGCCGCCGCACCGCCAAGGGCGTCGCCGGATATGACCTGACCAGGCTCTTCGTCGGCTCCGAGGGCAGTCTCGGCATCGTCGTGGGGGCCGTGCTCGCGCTCCGGCCGCAGCCTCCGGCGCAGCTCGCGCTCGCCGCCGAGTTCCCCTCCGCGGCCGCCGCCTGCGAGGCCGTCTGCACCATCATGGAGCGCGGACACACCCCGTCGCTGCTCGAACTCATGGACCGCACCACCGTCCAGGCGGTCAACAGGCTGGCGCGTATGGGTCTGCCCGACACCACCGAGGCGCTGCTCCTGTGCGCCTTCGACACCCGGGACGCGGTCGCCGATCTGGCCGCCGTCGGGGAGCTGTGCACGGCGGCGGGCGCCACCGAGGTCGTCCCGGCCGCGGACACCGCGGAGTCGGAACTCCTCCTCCAGGCGCGCCGGCTCTCCCTCACGGCCCTGGAGACGATCAAGCCCGCGACGATGATCGACGACGTGTGCGTGCCGCGGACGAAGCTGGCCGCGATGCTCGACGGCACGTCGGCGATCGCGGAGAAGTACGACCTGACCATCGGCGTCTGCGCGCACGCGGGGGACGGCAACACCCACCCCGTCGTCTGCTTCGACCACGCCGACGAGGACGAGTCGCGGCGGGCGCGGGAGTCCTTCGACGAGATCATGGCGCTCGGGCTCGCCCTCGGCGGCACGATCACCGGCGAGCACGGCGTGGGCGTCCTCAAGAAGGAGTGGCTGGCCAGGGAGTTGGGGCCGGTCGGTCTCGAGCTCCAGCGCGGGATCAAGCACACCTTCGACCCGCTGGGGCTGCTCAACCCCGGAAAGCTGTTCTGA
- the hppD gene encoding 4-hydroxyphenylpyruvate dioxygenase, with product MTETIDHTPSTARKADPFPVKGMDAVVFAVGNAKQAAHYYSTAFGMKLVAYSGPENGSRETASYVLTNGAARFVFTSVIKVSTDRGRFLADHVAEHGDGVVDLAIEVPDARAAYAYAVEHGATGVTEPYELKDENGTVVLAAIATYGKTRHTLVERSGYDGPYLPGFVSANPIVEPPAKRTFQAIDHCVGNVELGKMNDWVGFYNKVMGFTNMKEFVGDDIATEYSALMSKVVADGTLKVKFPINEPAIAKKKSQIDEYLEFYGGAGVQHIALATNDIVATVRAMRAAGVSFLDTPDSYYDTLGEWAGETRVPVETLRELKILVDRDEDGYLLQIFTKPVQDRPTVFFEMIERHGSMGFGKGNFKALFEAIEREQEKRGNL from the coding sequence ATGACTGAGACCATCGATCACACCCCTTCCACCGCGCGTAAGGCCGATCCCTTCCCGGTCAAGGGAATGGACGCGGTCGTCTTCGCCGTCGGCAACGCCAAGCAGGCCGCGCACTACTACTCCACGGCCTTCGGCATGAAGCTCGTCGCCTACTCCGGACCGGAGAACGGCAGCCGCGAGACCGCCAGCTACGTCCTCACCAACGGCGCAGCCCGCTTCGTGTTCACCTCCGTCATCAAGGTCTCGACCGACCGTGGCCGCTTCCTCGCCGACCACGTCGCCGAGCACGGTGACGGCGTCGTCGACCTGGCCATCGAGGTGCCGGACGCGCGCGCCGCGTACGCCTACGCCGTCGAGCACGGCGCCACCGGCGTCACCGAGCCGTACGAGCTGAAGGACGAGAACGGCACCGTCGTCCTCGCCGCCATCGCCACCTACGGCAAGACCCGCCACACCCTCGTCGAGCGCTCCGGCTACGACGGCCCGTACCTGCCCGGCTTCGTCTCCGCGAACCCGATCGTCGAGCCGCCGGCCAAGCGCACCTTCCAGGCCATCGACCACTGCGTCGGCAACGTCGAGCTCGGCAAGATGAACGACTGGGTCGGCTTCTACAACAAGGTCATGGGCTTCACGAACATGAAGGAGTTCGTGGGCGACGACATCGCGACCGAGTACTCGGCGCTCATGTCGAAGGTCGTCGCGGACGGCACCCTCAAGGTGAAGTTCCCGATCAACGAGCCGGCGATCGCGAAGAAGAAGTCGCAGATCGACGAGTACCTGGAGTTCTACGGCGGCGCCGGCGTCCAGCACATCGCCCTCGCCACCAACGACATCGTCGCCACGGTCCGCGCGATGCGCGCGGCGGGTGTCTCCTTCCTCGACACCCCCGACTCGTACTACGACACCCTCGGCGAGTGGGCCGGCGAGACCCGCGTGCCCGTCGAGACCCTGCGCGAGCTGAAGATCCTCGTCGACCGCGACGAGGACGGCTACCTGCTGCAGATCTTCACCAAGCCGGTGCAGGACCGCCCGACCGTCTTCTTCGAGATGATCGAGCGCCACGGCTCGATGGGCTTCGGCAAGGGCAACTTCAAGGCCCTGTTCGAGGCGATCGAGCGCGAGCAGGAGAAGCGCGGCAACCTCTAG
- a CDS encoding Lrp/AsnC family transcriptional regulator, which produces MAIDHLDGRLITLLAREPRIGVLEASRRLGVARGTVQARLDRLQESGVIRGFGPQVDPAALGYPVTAFATLEIKQGQGADVREHLATVPEVLELHTTTGHGDMLCRLVARSNADLQRVIDKVVGFEGIMRASTAIVMENPVPLRIIPLVEQAAQEGS; this is translated from the coding sequence GTGGCGATCGATCATTTGGACGGCCGTCTGATCACGCTCCTCGCGCGCGAGCCGCGCATCGGGGTCCTGGAGGCCTCCCGGCGCCTCGGGGTGGCGCGCGGGACGGTGCAGGCGCGGCTCGACCGGCTCCAGGAGAGCGGGGTGATCCGCGGATTCGGGCCTCAGGTGGACCCCGCGGCCCTGGGCTACCCGGTGACGGCGTTCGCGACGCTGGAGATCAAGCAGGGGCAGGGCGCGGACGTGCGGGAGCACCTGGCGACGGTTCCGGAGGTCCTCGAACTGCACACGACGACGGGTCACGGCGACATGCTCTGCCGGCTGGTCGCACGCTCGAACGCGGACCTCCAGCGGGTGATCGACAAGGTGGTGGGCTTCGAGGGGATCATGCGGGCGTCGACGGCGATCGTGATGGAGAACCCGGTACCGCTGCGGATCATCCCGCTGGTGGAGCAGGCGGCGCAGGAAGGGTCGTAG
- a CDS encoding winged helix-turn-helix domain-containing protein codes for MSEPEEFLSRTLDPRSLRGLAHPLRIRLLRALRRHGPATASQLAERLGESSGATSYHLRQLAVVGFVEDDPTRGKGRERWWKAAQQGTRLDETIHRNPDPDVQGALEVFLFEMATIHAQEMNTYLGTRHDWDEDWQGASDMSDFTLRLPIEQLRELTEKIHELIDVYRDTADTDAPGAERVRVHLHAFPQQED; via the coding sequence ATGTCCGAGCCCGAGGAATTCCTGAGCCGCACCCTGGACCCGCGATCCCTGCGCGGGCTCGCCCACCCGCTGCGCATCCGGTTGCTGCGCGCCCTGCGTCGCCACGGGCCCGCCACCGCCTCCCAACTGGCCGAGCGGCTCGGCGAATCCAGTGGCGCGACCAGCTACCACCTACGCCAGCTCGCGGTCGTCGGCTTCGTCGAGGACGACCCGACGCGCGGCAAGGGCCGGGAGCGGTGGTGGAAGGCGGCCCAGCAGGGGACGCGTCTGGACGAGACGATCCACAGGAACCCGGACCCCGACGTCCAGGGCGCCCTGGAGGTCTTCCTGTTCGAGATGGCGACCATCCACGCACAGGAGATGAACACCTACCTCGGCACCCGGCACGACTGGGACGAGGACTGGCAGGGCGCCTCGGACATGAGCGACTTCACCCTGCGGCTGCCGATCGAGCAGCTGCGCGAGCTGACCGAGAAGATCCACGAACTGATCGACGTCTACCGCGACACCGCCGACACGGACGCGCCGGGCGCCGAGCGCGTACGCGTCCATCTGCACGCGTTCCCCCAGCAGGAGGACTGA
- a CDS encoding MFS transporter gives MNAPGGEEADVAQGSRGPLTTVLTANAISITGNSLTLIGVPWFALDTTGSPGKAGLVAFCAALPVLLSTLAGGPLIDRLGRRRVSIASDLVCGLALAAIPLLHRFGVLEFWMLCALMAVTGLCHAPGEMARHVLVPDLAQRAGIALPRVASLYDAVARGARMAGAVLAGLLVAFMGADTVLFLDAATFGLSALLVAAGLRGVPSAEPMRDGPRLSPARYRADLREGYAFLFRSRLLLGIMVMVMVTNGLNQSWSSVLLPVHARAELDGPAAQGLLVAVFGGCALAGALLYGAVGERFPRRAVFAAGFLVGGAPPYLVAAFTDTTAPLLVTMAAAGFGVGVLNPILTTVMYEQVPDALRSRVMGASTAGVLLTTPLGGLAAGFLVERVGLTATLLGIGALYFVATLAPVVFPAWRGMDVTVSTGIPGGGRTITGPTGSRPTAAGPTAAGPTGSKPTTAA, from the coding sequence ATGAACGCTCCGGGGGGAGAAGAAGCTGATGTGGCACAGGGCTCCCGCGGCCCGCTGACCACCGTCCTGACCGCCAACGCCATCTCGATCACCGGCAATTCACTCACCCTCATCGGCGTCCCGTGGTTCGCGCTGGACACCACGGGAAGCCCGGGCAAGGCAGGGTTGGTCGCCTTCTGCGCGGCCCTCCCCGTCCTCCTCTCCACACTCGCCGGCGGCCCGCTCATCGACCGGTTGGGCCGCCGCCGGGTCAGCATCGCCTCCGACCTGGTCTGCGGACTCGCGCTCGCCGCGATCCCCCTGCTGCACCGCTTCGGCGTCCTCGAGTTCTGGATGCTGTGCGCCCTGATGGCGGTCACCGGCCTGTGCCACGCGCCCGGCGAGATGGCCCGGCACGTCCTGGTCCCCGACCTCGCCCAGCGCGCCGGGATCGCGCTCCCCCGGGTGGCGAGCCTGTACGACGCCGTGGCGCGCGGCGCTCGGATGGCGGGCGCCGTACTCGCCGGACTGCTCGTCGCGTTCATGGGCGCCGACACGGTCCTGTTCCTCGACGCGGCCACCTTCGGCCTCTCCGCGCTGCTCGTCGCCGCGGGCCTGCGCGGGGTGCCGTCGGCTGAGCCGATGCGCGACGGGCCCCGGCTCTCCCCCGCCCGCTACCGGGCCGATCTGCGCGAGGGGTACGCCTTCCTGTTCCGCAGTCGACTACTGCTCGGCATCATGGTCATGGTGATGGTCACCAACGGCCTGAACCAGAGCTGGAGTTCGGTACTACTGCCGGTCCACGCCAGGGCGGAGCTGGACGGTCCGGCCGCGCAGGGCCTGCTGGTCGCGGTCTTCGGCGGCTGCGCGCTCGCCGGGGCGCTGCTGTACGGGGCGGTCGGGGAGCGCTTCCCCCGCCGGGCCGTGTTCGCTGCCGGGTTCCTCGTCGGCGGCGCCCCGCCGTACCTGGTGGCCGCGTTCACGGACACCACGGCGCCGCTGCTCGTGACGATGGCGGCGGCCGGGTTCGGCGTCGGAGTGCTCAACCCGATCCTGACGACGGTCATGTACGAGCAGGTGCCGGACGCGCTGCGCAGCCGCGTCATGGGGGCGAGCACGGCGGGAGTCCTGCTCACGACGCCGCTCGGAGGTCTGGCGGCCGGCTTCCTGGTCGAGCGGGTCGGGCTGACGGCGACGCTGCTCGGGATCGGCGCGCTCTACTTCGTGGCGACGCTCGCCCCGGTCGTCTTCCCCGCCTGGCGGGGCATGGATGTCACGGTGTCGACGGGCATACCCGGCGGCGGCAGAACCATCACCGGACCGACAGGGTCCAGGCCGACCGCCGCCGGACCAACCGCCGCCGGACCGACAGGGTCCAAGCCGACCACCGCCGCCTGA
- a CDS encoding S16 family serine protease, translating into MLSSLPRHRALALCALPVVALFAVVGLAPLPYAIAQPGTTADVLGKDKGREIITITGAPVRPTEGQLRMTTIVATGPSTEVDLGDVADAWFRTDRAVLPHDSVYPSGKSDAEVEKHNLGQMKESQDAATLAALDYLKLSPEQVKVSLHLADIGGPSAGLLFSLGIVDKLDGDGEGGDLTGGRIVAGTGTIEADGTVGAVGGVSLKTQAAARDGATVFLVPKAECSDAQAEQPKGLRLVPVTALSDAVESLRALEQGQESKVPSC; encoded by the coding sequence GTGCTCTCCAGCCTTCCTCGTCACCGTGCCCTCGCGCTCTGCGCCCTGCCCGTCGTCGCGCTCTTCGCCGTCGTCGGGCTCGCGCCGCTGCCGTACGCGATCGCGCAGCCCGGCACGACCGCCGACGTGCTCGGCAAGGACAAGGGGCGGGAGATCATCACCATCACCGGCGCCCCGGTCCGGCCGACCGAGGGGCAGCTCCGGATGACGACGATCGTCGCCACCGGTCCGTCCACCGAGGTCGACCTCGGGGACGTGGCCGACGCCTGGTTCCGGACCGACCGGGCCGTCCTGCCGCACGACTCCGTCTACCCCTCGGGGAAGTCCGACGCCGAGGTCGAGAAGCACAACCTCGGTCAGATGAAGGAGTCGCAGGACGCGGCCACCCTCGCCGCTCTCGACTACCTCAAGCTGAGCCCCGAGCAGGTGAAGGTGAGCCTGCACCTCGCCGACATCGGCGGTCCCAGCGCCGGACTGCTCTTCTCCCTCGGCATCGTCGACAAGCTCGACGGCGACGGGGAGGGCGGCGACCTCACCGGCGGCCGGATCGTCGCCGGTACGGGAACGATCGAGGCGGACGGCACGGTCGGCGCCGTCGGTGGCGTCTCCCTCAAGACCCAGGCCGCCGCGCGGGACGGGGCCACCGTCTTCCTCGTACCGAAGGCGGAGTGCTCCGACGCTCAGGCCGAACAGCCGAAGGGCCTGCGGCTCGTGCCCGTCACCGCGCTCAGCGACGCCGTGGAGTCCCTCCGGGCCCTGGAACAGGGGCAGGAGTCGAAGGTTCCGAGCTGCTGA
- a CDS encoding winged helix-turn-helix domain-containing protein: MPPWIRDLHGGDEGAWRRLDHAQGAAYETVLAPVWPLVQDLHRAEFTRHALTVAEQGLGAALTAAAPSSRLRDGMWEWPGVPGGRDVHLDGRELVLLPTFHWRGGPLVQDLQGRPVVLAYPAGRGLPLAPDGGGTREEALTGVLGRTRAELLRALDEARTTTGLARRLGVSNATASAHAQALRTAGLITTTRTGRSVHHERTPLGGLVAGDSP; encoded by the coding sequence GTGCCGCCGTGGATCCGCGACCTGCACGGCGGGGACGAGGGCGCCTGGCGCAGGCTCGACCACGCCCAGGGGGCGGCGTACGAGACGGTCCTGGCCCCGGTGTGGCCGCTGGTCCAGGACCTGCACCGGGCGGAGTTCACCCGGCACGCGCTGACGGTCGCGGAACAGGGCCTGGGCGCCGCCCTGACGGCCGCGGCCCCGAGCTCACGGCTGCGGGACGGGATGTGGGAGTGGCCCGGCGTCCCGGGCGGCCGTGACGTTCACCTCGACGGCCGGGAGCTCGTGCTGCTGCCGACCTTCCACTGGCGGGGCGGGCCGCTCGTCCAGGACCTGCAGGGGCGCCCCGTGGTCCTGGCCTACCCGGCGGGCCGGGGCCTGCCGCTCGCCCCGGACGGCGGCGGGACGCGAGAGGAGGCTCTCACGGGGGTCCTCGGCAGGACCCGGGCCGAGCTGCTCCGTGCCCTGGACGAGGCCAGGACGACGACGGGCCTGGCCCGCCGTCTCGGCGTCAGCAACGCGACGGCCTCGGCCCACGCCCAGGCCCTCCGCACGGCGGGCCTGATCACGACGACCAGGACGGGCAGGTCGGTCCACCACGAGCGGACCCCGCTGGGCGGTCTCGTCGCGGGCGACAGCCCGTGA
- a CDS encoding IclR family transcriptional regulator gives MTAETSQTLDRGLRVLKLLADTDHGLTVTELSNKLGVNRTVVYRLLATLEQHALVRRDLGGRARVGLGVLRLGRQVHPLVREAALPALRSLAEDIGATAHLTLVDGAEALAVAVVEPTWTDYHVAYRAGFRHPLDRGAAGRAILAARQGSLIEPGFTLTHGELEAGASGAAAPLVGVTGVEGSVGVVMLADAVPERVGPRVVDAAREVADALR, from the coding sequence GTGACCGCGGAGACCTCCCAGACGCTCGACCGGGGACTCAGAGTCCTCAAACTGCTCGCCGACACCGACCACGGCCTGACGGTCACCGAGTTGTCCAACAAACTCGGTGTCAACCGGACGGTGGTCTACCGCTTGCTGGCCACACTCGAACAGCACGCCCTCGTCCGCCGCGACCTCGGCGGGCGCGCCCGCGTCGGCCTCGGTGTGCTCCGGCTCGGCCGCCAGGTGCACCCCCTGGTGCGCGAGGCCGCCCTGCCCGCGCTGCGCTCGCTCGCCGAGGACATCGGGGCCACGGCCCACCTGACCCTCGTCGACGGGGCGGAGGCGCTCGCCGTCGCGGTCGTCGAACCGACCTGGACCGACTACCACGTCGCCTACCGGGCCGGCTTCCGTCACCCCCTCGACCGGGGCGCGGCCGGGCGCGCGATCCTCGCCGCCCGCCAGGGCTCCCTGATCGAACCCGGCTTCACCCTCACCCACGGCGAGCTGGAGGCCGGCGCGAGCGGGGCCGCCGCGCCGCTGGTCGGCGTCACCGGCGTCGAGGGCAGCGTCGGCGTGGTGATGCTCGCGGACGCCGTCCCCGAGCGCGTGGGCCCCCGCGTCGTGGACGCGGCCCGCGAGGTCGCCGACGCGCTGCGCTAG
- a CDS encoding DEAD/DEAH box helicase has protein sequence MTTTTTTSHHLSPAFPGRAPWGTAGKLRAWQQGAMDRYLQEQPRDFLAVATPGAGKTTFALTLASWLLHHHVVQQITVVAPTEHLKKQWAAAAARIGIKLDPDYSAGPLSKEYDGVAITYAGVGVRPMLHRNRCEQRKTLVILDEIHHAGDSKSWGEACLEAFEPATRRLALTGTPFRSDTNPIPFVTYEEGNDGIRRSSADYTYGYGNALGDGVVRPVIFLSYSGNMRWRTKAGDEIAARLGEPMTKDAVSQAWRTALDAKGDWMPNVLRAADQRLTEVRKSIPDAGGLVIASDQESARSYAKLIREITGTKATVVLSDDTGASNRIDEFSENTDRWMVAVRMVSEGVDVPRLSVGVYATTISTPLFFAQAVGRFVRSRRRGETASVFLPTIPSLLGFANEMEVERDHVLDKPKKQGEEDPYAESEKELAEAERQQDEDTGEQDMLPFEALESDAVFDRVLYNSAEFGMQAHPGSAEEQDYLGIPGLLEPDQVQLLLQKRQARQIAHSRKKPDDEADLLELPAERRPVVSHKELLELRKQLNTMVGAYVHQTGKPHGVIHTELRRVCGGPPSAEATAGQIRERIKKVQEWATRMR, from the coding sequence GTGACTACTACCACCACCACCTCCCATCACCTCTCTCCCGCCTTCCCCGGACGGGCCCCTTGGGGTACCGCCGGCAAGCTGCGTGCCTGGCAGCAGGGCGCCATGGACAGGTACCTCCAGGAGCAGCCCCGGGACTTCCTCGCCGTCGCCACCCCCGGCGCCGGCAAGACGACCTTCGCGCTGACCCTGGCGTCCTGGCTGCTGCACCACCACGTCGTGCAGCAGATCACCGTCGTCGCGCCCACCGAGCACCTGAAGAAGCAGTGGGCCGCCGCCGCCGCGCGCATAGGGATCAAGCTGGACCCGGACTACAGCGCCGGGCCGCTCAGCAAGGAGTACGACGGGGTCGCCATCACCTACGCCGGTGTCGGCGTCCGGCCCATGCTCCACCGCAACCGCTGCGAGCAGCGCAAGACCCTCGTCATCCTCGACGAGATCCACCACGCCGGAGACTCCAAGTCCTGGGGCGAGGCCTGCCTGGAAGCCTTCGAGCCCGCCACACGGCGCCTCGCGCTCACCGGCACCCCGTTCCGCTCCGACACCAACCCCATCCCCTTCGTCACGTACGAGGAGGGGAACGACGGGATCCGCAGGTCCTCGGCGGACTACACGTACGGCTACGGCAACGCCCTCGGCGACGGCGTCGTCCGGCCGGTCATCTTCCTCTCCTACAGCGGCAACATGCGCTGGCGCACCAAGGCGGGCGACGAGATCGCCGCCCGGCTGGGCGAGCCGATGACCAAGGACGCCGTCTCGCAGGCCTGGCGCACCGCGCTCGACGCGAAGGGCGACTGGATGCCCAACGTCCTGCGCGCCGCCGACCAGCGGCTCACCGAGGTCAGGAAGTCGATTCCGGACGCCGGCGGGCTGGTGATCGCGAGCGACCAGGAATCGGCCCGCTCGTACGCCAAGCTGATCCGCGAGATCACCGGCACCAAGGCCACCGTCGTCCTCTCCGACGACACCGGCGCCTCGAACCGCATCGACGAGTTCAGCGAGAACACCGACCGCTGGATGGTCGCCGTCCGCATGGTGTCCGAGGGCGTCGACGTGCCCCGCCTCTCGGTCGGCGTGTACGCGACGACCATCTCGACCCCGCTCTTCTTCGCCCAGGCCGTCGGCCGCTTCGTGCGTTCACGCAGGCGCGGCGAGACCGCCTCCGTGTTCCTTCCGACGATCCCCAGCCTCCTCGGCTTCGCCAACGAGATGGAGGTCGAGCGCGACCACGTCCTCGACAAGCCGAAGAAGCAGGGCGAGGAGGACCCGTACGCCGAGTCCGAGAAGGAGCTCGCCGAGGCCGAGCGCCAGCAGGACGAGGACACCGGCGAGCAGGACATGCTGCCCTTCGAGGCGCTGGAGTCGGACGCCGTCTTCGACCGCGTGCTCTACAACAGCGCCGAGTTCGGCATGCAGGCCCACCCCGGCAGCGCGGAGGAGCAGGACTACCTCGGCATCCCCGGCCTCCTCGAACCCGACCAGGTCCAGCTGCTGCTGCAGAAGCGCCAGGCCAGGCAGATCGCGCACAGCCGCAAGAAGCCGGACGACGAGGCGGACCTCCTGGAGCTTCCCGCCGAGCGCCGCCCTGTCGTTTCCCACAAGGAGCTCCTGGAGCTGCGCAAGCAGCTCAACACGATGGTCGGCGCCTATGTCCACCAGACCGGCAAGCCCCACGGCGTGATCCACACCGAGCTGCGCCGGGTGTGCGGCGGGCCGCCGAGCGCGGAGGCCACCGCCGGGCAGATCCGCGAGCGGATCAAGAAGGTCCAGGAGTGGGCCACCCGGATGCGGTGA
- a CDS encoding type II toxin-antitoxin system death-on-curing family toxin — MKYLTVQEVLELAEFACAGQQIAVRDLGLLSSAVHRPQSQMFGVEAYSDLFEKAAALLQSLAVNHPLVDGNKRMAWMCAVVFLDFNGTEMVGVDQDEAYKLVIDVATGDLEDIALIARRLRGLHEAA; from the coding sequence GTGAAGTACCTGACGGTCCAGGAGGTCCTGGAGCTGGCCGAGTTCGCCTGCGCGGGCCAGCAGATCGCCGTTCGGGACCTCGGACTCCTGAGCTCGGCGGTGCACCGCCCGCAGTCCCAGATGTTCGGTGTCGAGGCGTACAGCGATCTCTTCGAGAAGGCCGCCGCCCTCCTTCAGTCGCTCGCGGTGAACCATCCGCTGGTCGACGGGAACAAGCGCATGGCGTGGATGTGCGCTGTGGTCTTCCTCGACTTCAACGGTACCGAGATGGTCGGCGTGGACCAGGACGAGGCGTACAAGCTGGTCATCGACGTGGCCACTGGCGACCTGGAGGACATCGCCCTGATCGCGCGCCGTCTGCGGGGGCTGCACGAGGCCGCGTGA
- a CDS encoding Arc family DNA-binding protein, which yields MNLRLRDDQQEALKLRAEEEGRSMHAIVLQAIDRYLEQEADRGVVRKLGAKYALHHADLLKRLGE from the coding sequence ATGAACCTGCGTCTCCGCGACGACCAGCAAGAGGCCCTCAAGCTCCGTGCTGAGGAGGAGGGCCGCAGCATGCACGCCATAGTGCTTCAAGCGATCGACCGCTACTTGGAGCAGGAGGCCGACCGGGGGGTCGTCCGCAAGCTCGGCGCCAAGTACGCCCTGCACCACGCCGACCTGCTGAAGCGCCTGGGGGAGTAA